A region of Deinococcus multiflagellatus DNA encodes the following proteins:
- a CDS encoding phage major capsid protein encodes MSRFETLRHKMLDAVRTGQARRFYESTGVTPSTGNLTQQANHLTATVLAMSCIRKFYEGYFGTLLGEKIAEGRKLRTSDDKAYAAAMRTYESLIPDLRGIRAEMRVVEAMTSSDLAYGIAAARDAVRRENLPPFQTDLFDIVRRRTVEDFNPVRARGGVNLLNRFLTLVAEGANVEYTGWVGQGEFYSVAKYELALALTWEALQKDKLGEFQDAMYELGQAAARTRAWAVVDAIRRMANRLPLPNGGLGPNISNINAVRSYLANQLDAQGRPVARALTDLFVPIGHVGTADTAMASQQLAYVGYAAGNPQQLPTANPVYRAATVHGEEILTLMGVDDYPGHNINDWIAVARGTTPVEVAVLRGFEGGPRTLTRIAETVEFDSGSFSQMIFEVKVLDALGAAVSDKTGILIASGNSNLQQ; translated from the coding sequence ATGTCCCGATTTGAAACCCTGCGCCATAAGATGCTGGACGCCGTTCGCACCGGCCAGGCCCGGCGCTTCTACGAAAGCACCGGTGTGACCCCCAGCACCGGGAACCTGACCCAGCAGGCGAACCACCTGACCGCCACGGTGCTCGCCATGAGCTGCATCCGCAAGTTCTACGAGGGCTACTTCGGCACCCTGCTGGGCGAGAAAATCGCCGAGGGCCGCAAGCTGCGGACCAGCGATGACAAGGCCTACGCCGCCGCCATGCGCACGTACGAGAGCCTGATTCCCGATCTGCGCGGCATCCGGGCGGAAATGCGGGTGGTCGAGGCCATGACCAGCAGCGACCTCGCGTACGGCATCGCGGCCGCGCGCGACGCGGTGCGGCGCGAGAACCTGCCACCCTTCCAGACCGACCTGTTCGACATCGTGCGCCGCCGCACCGTGGAGGACTTCAACCCGGTGCGGGCACGCGGCGGCGTGAACCTGCTCAACCGCTTCCTGACCCTCGTGGCGGAAGGCGCGAACGTGGAGTACACCGGCTGGGTCGGGCAGGGTGAGTTCTACAGCGTGGCGAAGTACGAGCTGGCCCTGGCCCTGACCTGGGAAGCCCTGCAGAAGGACAAGCTGGGCGAATTTCAGGACGCCATGTACGAGCTGGGCCAGGCCGCCGCGCGCACCCGCGCGTGGGCGGTGGTGGACGCCATCCGGCGGATGGCCAACCGCCTCCCGTTGCCCAACGGCGGCCTGGGGCCGAACATCAGCAACATCAACGCGGTGCGCAGTTACCTGGCCAACCAGCTTGACGCGCAGGGCCGCCCCGTGGCGCGCGCCCTGACGGACCTGTTCGTGCCAATTGGGCACGTGGGCACCGCTGACACCGCGATGGCCAGCCAGCAGCTGGCCTATGTCGGTTACGCTGCCGGCAACCCCCAGCAGCTGCCCACCGCCAACCCGGTCTACCGGGCGGCCACGGTGCACGGCGAGGAAATTCTGACGCTGATGGGCGTGGACGACTACCCCGGCCACAACATCAACGACTGGATTGCGGTGGCGCGCGGCACCACCCCCGTGGAAGTCGCGGTGCTGCGCGGCTTTGAGGGTGGGCCCCGCACCCTGACCCGCATCGCGGAAACCGTCGAATTCGACAGTGGGTCGTTCAGCCAGATGATCTTTGAAGTGAAGGTTCTGGACGCCCTGGGCGCGGCGGTGTCGGACAAGACCGGCATCCTGATCGCCAGCGGCAACAGCAACCTCCAGCAGTAA